The Cronobacter sakazakii genome has a window encoding:
- a CDS encoding ABC transporter permease, with amino-acid sequence MAQLPPVRPEYQRETALPGALPLDTPLPLTTRLWNQAWVRKTLLVIVLLALWEGVARIQNNDLMLPGFWQTLRAFSEDMHSGELPAKILNSLGTLLKGYAIGSVLALVFSALAISTRLGRDLLSTLTAMLNPLPAIALLPLALLWFGLGQGSLIFVLVHSVMWPIALNTWSGFQSVPETLRMAGRNYGLNGPRLVLNILIPAALPSIISGLKIGWAFAWRTLIAAELVFGASSGDGGLGWYIFQNRNELFTDRVFAGLATVIIIGLLVEGLVFATLEKATVRRWGMQR; translated from the coding sequence ATGGCGCAACTGCCCCCCGTCCGTCCCGAGTATCAGCGTGAAACCGCGCTGCCCGGCGCACTGCCGCTGGACACGCCATTGCCGCTCACCACCCGGCTGTGGAACCAGGCATGGGTACGCAAAACGCTGCTGGTCATTGTGCTCCTTGCCCTCTGGGAAGGCGTGGCGCGTATTCAGAATAACGATCTGATGCTGCCGGGGTTCTGGCAAACGCTGCGCGCCTTTAGCGAAGACATGCACAGCGGCGAGCTGCCAGCGAAAATCCTCAACTCGCTCGGCACGCTATTAAAAGGCTATGCCATTGGCAGCGTGCTGGCGCTGGTGTTCAGCGCGCTGGCGATTTCCACACGGCTGGGGCGCGACTTGCTCAGTACGCTGACCGCCATGCTTAACCCGCTGCCCGCGATTGCCCTGCTGCCGCTGGCGCTGCTCTGGTTCGGGCTTGGTCAGGGGAGCCTGATTTTTGTGCTGGTCCACTCGGTGATGTGGCCGATTGCGCTCAACACGTGGTCGGGCTTTCAGAGTGTGCCGGAAACACTACGGATGGCCGGGCGAAACTACGGGCTGAACGGCCCGCGGCTGGTGCTCAACATTTTGATCCCGGCGGCGCTGCCGTCGATTATCTCCGGGCTGAAAATTGGCTGGGCGTTCGCCTGGCGCACGCTTATCGCCGCCGAACTGGTGTTTGGCGCCTCAAGCGGCGACGGCGGGCTCGGCTGGTATATTTTCCAGAACCGCAACGAGCTGTTTACCGACCGGGTCTTCGCCGGGCTGGCGACCGTCATCATCATCGGGCTGCTGGTGGAAGGACTGGTGTTCGCCACGCTCGAAAAAGCGACCGTGCGGCGCTGGGGCATGCAGCGTTAA
- the yncE gene encoding 7-bladed beta-propeller protein YncE — protein MPLRHLSTPRALLGALFIAGTFASFTSQAADELLRKPVGKGAYEMAYSPAEQALFVATSQSRKLDKGGVIYRLDPTTLDITQTIHNDLKPFGAAINTKTNTLWFGNTVNGAVTAVDAKTGDVKGRLVLDGRARSESVKPLQPRELVVDETTNTVYIGGIGNESEIWVVDGETVKHRASITGLGKYSAGLALDAAAKRLYTTNADGEFITIDTATNKILSRKKLAEDGKEHFFINLSLDTANHRAFVADSKQPQLLVVDTRTGNFIKTVEAPNALAVLFNPARNEVYLTHREAGSVSVIDAKGYTVTKTFKTPVHPNSLALSPDGKTLYVTVKQASSRQQEATSPDDVIRIAL, from the coding sequence ATGCCGTTACGTCACCTCTCCACGCCGCGCGCGCTGCTTGGCGCGCTATTTATCGCCGGTACGTTCGCGTCGTTCACCTCGCAGGCGGCCGACGAGCTGCTGCGCAAGCCGGTCGGCAAAGGCGCGTATGAAATGGCCTACAGCCCGGCGGAGCAGGCGCTGTTCGTCGCCACGTCCCAGAGCCGTAAGCTCGATAAAGGCGGCGTGATTTACCGTCTCGACCCGACGACGCTGGATATTACCCAGACCATTCATAACGATCTCAAACCGTTCGGTGCCGCGATTAACACCAAAACCAATACGCTGTGGTTCGGCAATACGGTCAATGGCGCGGTAACGGCGGTGGATGCGAAAACCGGCGACGTGAAAGGGCGTCTGGTGCTTGACGGGCGCGCGCGTTCAGAAAGCGTGAAGCCATTGCAGCCGCGCGAGCTGGTGGTCGATGAGACTACCAATACCGTTTATATCGGCGGCATCGGTAACGAGAGCGAGATCTGGGTGGTGGATGGCGAGACGGTAAAACACCGCGCAAGCATTACGGGCCTTGGTAAATACAGCGCCGGGCTCGCGCTCGACGCCGCGGCGAAGCGCCTGTATACCACCAACGCCGATGGCGAATTTATTACCATCGACACCGCGACCAATAAAATCCTGTCGCGCAAAAAGCTCGCCGAAGACGGTAAAGAGCACTTCTTTATCAACCTGAGCCTGGATACCGCTAACCACCGCGCGTTTGTGGCGGATTCGAAGCAGCCGCAACTGCTCGTGGTGGATACCCGCACCGGCAACTTCATCAAAACCGTCGAGGCACCGAACGCGCTGGCGGTGCTGTTCAACCCGGCGCGTAACGAGGTTTATCTGACGCACCGCGAGGCGGGCAGCGTCAGCGTGATTGACGCTAAAGGTTACACTGTCACCAAAACCTTTAAAACGCCGGTACACCCGAACAGCCTGGCGCTCTCGCCGGATGGTAAAACGCTGTATGTTACGGTGAAGCAGGCCTCCAGCCGTCAGCAGGAAGCCACCAGCCCGGATGACGTTATCCGCATCGCGCTGTAA